Sequence from the Drosophila subpulchrella strain 33 F10 #4 breed RU33 chromosome 3R, RU_Dsub_v1.1 Primary Assembly, whole genome shotgun sequence genome:
ACAGGCACAAACATCAAACGTCATTTCTAAGATCTGGTTATTTGGGATCACTTAGGGATATATAAAAGGGGAAGATGACTAGTGTTTGCTTAGCGCCTCATAAACTGTCTATAGATCTGTGACAGATATTAATGCATAGGAATATTCCACTTTCTTTGATTTGGTAATGTCTAGACGAACTTGCGGTTAGAATATATCTACATAAGCTAAGCAAAAccgcaaaatatttaagtatcaaaatgaaaacaagggagaactaTTGAGATTCACAATAACCTTTCCGAATCTTCAATAAATGATTGATAACATAACATAAAAAATGGATTTCTAAAGAGACAAGCCCACAAAGAACTTACTCTTGACTTCTTATAGATAAGATATACCCCTAAAAATACTCACAGTGATCCGATCTCCCGCTCGATTCTTCCCGTAAGACAATGGGCAGCCGTGAGGACATATCGCTGATTGATGAGGGATCCTGCACAGGCGGTGGACAGACCGTTTCCAGTTCGTCGGCGGTACTCCAGCAGGACCATCCAGGGGAACTCATTGAGATCGGTGTCCTGGCCATCGTAGATCCTGTTCCTGATGGCCACGCCCCCGCAGCTGGGCGGCTGGGGCAGTAAATTGGAACCATCACCAGTTGAGGTCTGCTGAACTGAGGTCCTTTCTCTGGCTTGCTGGTTATTTTGGTTGCCAAAGCTCCAAGGACGCGTTTCTTGACGGGGAAAAGCAAAGCTCTGTGGCCTCTCCTCCTCCCAATCGCCTCCAAAGCCATCGTAGTCGGGAAAAGAAGGAGTCTTCCGCTGGTTCCTCACATAACCCGTGTCCTGAGTGCAGCAGACAAAGGGTCGATTATCCGCGCCCATTCCGCAGGCCGAGTTCTTGATGAAACTCTTCTCAATATCGGTTAGTCTGGCCTTCTGCAACACCGAGTACAGTGTCTGACATTCATTAATGTGCACACAAAGTCCAGGCCTTTGGTTGGGGTTCACGCATCTCGAATCTGCAGAAGagataaaaatattacaatctGGTTCTCCAGGGGATGCCCCGAGATGCACGCGCCTCTTCACTGACATTCTTGCGGTTGAAGGTACTTTATTCTACAGATTGATCATGACACACTCAAAGAAACATCAAGATAATATCTTTCGCCTTGCActtgattatgaaataaatatgtttttggTCTCACATCATTAACTTGAATTGTAAAAatcatatgtatatgtatccATATTTGTTGTATCATACATAAATACTTGCTAACACAACTATTAATATTAAGtgaatattttcaatttatcaTAACATCATACGAAAAGGATCCTTAGATTAAATAAGAACTCTTATATTagtaatttaaatttgaaaaaatgttaagaaattAGTAAGATGTCTTGAAATagtattaataaaatgttaaatggcTTGTTATGTTTATATTCAATTGAATCGCACATCCAGTGACATTATTTGATAATTGCCTGGGTAATTTTCCATAGTAATTGGGTATTTTATCCTGTTTTTCTAAATGCAATCACAGCTTGACCACAATTACAAATCACTTGGCTTCGGGCACTGCCCACTTTGGATGTTGGCGCGTGCAATGTTCCCTGTTAACAGGTTCAACCGGCTCAATTAGAGGTGCACTTGTGCGTTTTCCCCTTGATTTGGGGGATTTTTCAATGGTCAGTGGACCGCTTAAGTCCACTTAACACTCACACTGGGCTCTGGCCTCGTGGGCAATCAGAATGCAAAGAATAACCGCCGCGAACACTTTCATTTTTGCTTATATTTCCTTGTTTATGAAAAATCACTTTCGAGTTGTATGGTGTCCAGCTGACCCGTTAAAACAGACTGTGAGATATCTGGAGTTGGTGCGAGCTTTTTATAGCCGCAGCTTCTCGGCTTCGTGGACCGAGATCTCTCGATCGGTTCTCGATCGCAGCTCTATACAGCGGGTTTATCAATAGAGCGTTACTGTTCTCCGTTCTGCggttaaatgttttaaatctAGTGGCTAGTATTATTATGTGGTGTATCTTAAAGATGCGTGTCACTGGGTGACGCCCAAGGCTTTCAGTTCCAAAATATTATGCTCAAGAAGAGCtctcttttttgttttgggtgcAACGAACTTAGGGAACCCAAGACCTCAAGTCAATGACATTGGCTAGGAATTCCTATCCACGTCACAAACTATTTGACAAATAGGAAGCGGTCTAATTCTACCAGTGTTACTCATGCAAAATACATGTTCTATATGAACTGGAATCGTTTTATGACACGACAAACTCAAGGGTATTTGTATCTAATTAGGTGCCTGCATCCCTTTAGGGGGTTTGCCCGTTTGTCATGCATCATCTCTCTGCAAGTGACCTGTACTCTCGTAAATGATATATAGCAACTATATCGTGCAAAATCCACCGGCGGAACAAACTCCGTCATTCCTCGGCTAGCCAGGTGATTTACCAGCTAACGAGGTTCTAtctacagtggtcggcatatgtattttgacaaaataaaagttaagtatactcataacttgaatttacttcttgtaaactataggcatcaatggaaaggtaatttcaatgccgtttgaatgatacaatacatttctttacccattcagtacttattgaaaaggacgaatttgtgtaaatcaacttttaaattttttttaaaaacttttttcctcgtcttgaaaacttaaattttttgatgcaaaaagtttcttcaaacaaaaacaatagtaactgcaaaaagaatttttcaaaaatcatttttcttatattttttatgaatttttgaaaatgcttaaaaacaggcatttgagccatatttttctctttttcatacaaattttttccgacattgtcaccttcaaaaaatcataaaaaatataaggaaaatgatttttgaaaaattctttttgcagttactattatttttgtttgaagaaactttttgcatcaaaaagtttaagttttcaagtcgaggaaaaaagtttgaaaaaaaaatttaaaagttgatttacacaaatttgtccttttcaataagtactgaatgggtaaagaaatgtattgtatcattcaaacggcattgaaattacctttccattgatgcctatagtttacaagaagtaaattcaagttatgagtatacttaacttttattttgtcaaaatacatatgccgaccagtgtacatATGTAAACCAGTTCCTAACGCGAAGAAGATTCTGAAAAATTTCCATAAgcgaaagaaaaagagaaaaatatgaaaactTACAGAAAAAAGAATTATATTTCTAATTAATAAGG
This genomic interval carries:
- the LOC119545651 gene encoding serine protease 7, whose protein sequence is MKVFAAVILCILIAHEARAQYSRCVNPNQRPGLCVHINECQTLYSVLQKARLTDIEKSFIKNSACGMGADNRPFVCCTQDTGYVRNQRKTPSFPDYDGFGGDWEEERPQSFAFPRQETRPWSFGNQNNQQARERTSVQQTSTGDGSNLLPQPPSCGGVAIRNRIYDGQDTDLNEFPWMVLLEYRRRTGNGLSTACAGSLINQRYVLTAAHCLTGRIEREIGSLASVRLGEHDTRTAVDCPPGGGSCSPEVQRLGYEEIRVHERYSEKSINQVHDIGLIRLERNVRYSDNIRPICLPSSVGAETRQPGQQFTVAGWGRTLKMARSAVKQKVTLSYVDPAKCRQRFSEIKVNVESTQLCAGGQFRQDSCDGDSGGPLMRFRGDSWVLEGIVSFGYKCGLKDWPGVYTNVAAYDIWIRQNVRA